From the genome of Glycine max cultivar Williams 82 chromosome 2, Glycine_max_v4.0, whole genome shotgun sequence, one region includes:
- the ELF1B gene encoding elongation factor 1-beta, whose amino-acid sequence MAVTFSDLHTEEGIKSLDQFLSGKTYISGDQLTKDDIKVYAAVVEKPGDTFPNAAKWYDAVSSQLAPSFPGHAQGVRFSGAAAPAEAAPAKAAATAEEDDDDLDLFGDETEEDKKAAEEREAAKKPAKKKESGKSSVLLDVKPWDDETDMKKLEETVRSIEMPGLLWGASKLVPVGYGIKKLQIMMTIVDDLVSVDTLVEERLTVEPCNEYIQSCDIVAFNKI is encoded by the exons ATGGCTGTCACCTTCTCAGATCTACACACCGAAGAGGGCATCAAATCCCTCGATCAATTCCTTTCTGGGAAAACCTATATTTCTGG GGATCAGTTGACAAAGGATGATATTAAAGTGTATGCAGCTGTTGTTGAAAAGCCAGGGGACACTTTTCCTAATGCTGCCAAGTGGTACGATGCTGTCTCTTCTCAACTTGCTCCAAG CTTTCCTGGCCACGCTCAAGGGGTAAGATTCAGTGGCGCTGCTGCTCCAGCTGAAGCTGCACCTGCCAAAGCG GCTGCCACtgctgaagaagatgatgatgatcttgATCTCTTTGGTGATGAGACAGAGGAAGATAAGAAGGCAGCAGAGGAAAGGGAGGCTGCTAAAAAGCCTGCcaagaaaaaagaga GTGGCAAGTCTTCTGTCCTTCTCGATGTTAAGCCTTGGGATGATGAGACCGACATGaagaagctggaagagactgTCCGCAGTATTGAGATGCCTGGTTTATTGTGGGGAGCAT CCAAACTGGTTCCTGTGGGATATGGGATCAAGAAGTTGCAGATCATGATGACTATTGTTGATGACCTTGTATCCGTGGACACCCTTGTTGAGGAACGCTTGACAGTTGAGCCATGCAACGAGTATATCCAGAGCTGTGACATTGTTGCATTCAACAAAATTTaa